One window of Flavobacteriales bacterium genomic DNA carries:
- a CDS encoding T9SS type A sorting domain-containing protein gives MCKPTLLIVLLSLGVLQAQGSVINAPAPFPANVLATPAMAAPVNDLCSAVTVMPLPIGGALTFTGDNTEATFTGDAVAGSLLDEYPFPNTWHAFTTTDCANVTVSYCATDSGWSNVWRLLTTQCPADSVIQASISDQTTCGNGNWTFRFNQLAPGTYYLPVPNVGFGQGGGPYSIIVSAADCSDLPTNDLCTEITPVPLTVGSTISFTGDNTNATFPGDAVPGSLLDQFPFADTWHAFTTTQCANVTVSYCATDSGWSNVWRLLTTQCPADEVIQSSTSEQTTCANGNWTFRFNQLAPGTYYLPVPNVGFGQGGGAYSIDVSAMTCGNDLCGDINPVALPIGSTLTFIGDNTNATFPGDAVPGSLLDQFPFADSWHAFTTTQCANITVSYCATDSGWSNVWKLLTEVCPADAVINATTSEQTTCANGNWTFSFAELPAGTYYLPVPNVGFGQGGGAYSIDVSAVSCGIDHCADISPQTLTLGGMLTFTGDNTNATFPGDAVPGSLLDQFPFPDTWHAFTTTQCANITVSYCATDSGWSNVWKLLTEVCPADAVINATTSGQTTCANGNWTFSFAELPAGTYYLPVPNVGFGQGGGPYSITVNATACSNDLCGNVTPEALTVGGSLTFTGDNTNATFPGDAVPGSFLDQFPFPDTWHAFTTSECSDVTVSYCATDSGWSNVWRLLTMDCPADATINAYTTDTTSCGNGNWTFSFHQLQPGTYYLPVPNVGFGQGGGPYSIDVNSSACIPDHVNVVNGNRDWTVYPNPTNGEVTIIAPRELGTATLELIDMTGRTMYSTELVITANGTHQLSLGGFAPGTYALRMTTASERSTQLLILK, from the coding sequence ATGTGTAAACCTACATTACTCATCGTTCTACTCAGCCTCGGCGTACTTCAGGCACAAGGATCCGTGATCAATGCGCCAGCGCCCTTCCCCGCCAACGTTCTAGCGACGCCGGCCATGGCCGCACCGGTCAATGACCTCTGTTCCGCGGTCACGGTGATGCCGCTGCCCATCGGAGGAGCGCTCACGTTCACAGGGGACAACACAGAGGCCACCTTCACCGGGGATGCCGTGGCCGGATCGCTTTTGGATGAATACCCCTTCCCCAACACCTGGCACGCCTTCACCACCACCGATTGCGCCAACGTGACCGTGAGCTACTGCGCCACCGATAGCGGATGGAGCAATGTGTGGCGATTGCTCACTACCCAATGCCCTGCGGATTCGGTGATCCAGGCCAGTATTTCGGACCAGACCACCTGTGGCAATGGAAATTGGACTTTCCGCTTTAACCAACTGGCCCCGGGCACCTATTACCTGCCCGTCCCCAACGTCGGCTTCGGCCAAGGCGGCGGTCCATACAGCATCATTGTAAGCGCAGCAGACTGTAGCGACCTGCCGACCAACGACCTGTGCACTGAGATAACCCCGGTACCGCTCACCGTGGGCAGCACGATCTCCTTTACCGGCGACAACACCAACGCCACCTTCCCTGGGGATGCCGTACCGGGATCACTGCTCGACCAATTCCCTTTCGCCGATACTTGGCACGCCTTCACAACCACACAATGCGCTAATGTCACCGTGAGCTACTGCGCCACCGACAGTGGTTGGAGCAATGTATGGCGATTGCTCACTACCCAATGCCCCGCGGACGAGGTGATCCAATCCTCCACTTCAGAACAGACCACCTGCGCCAACGGCAACTGGACCTTCCGATTCAACCAGCTGGCCCCAGGCACCTACTATCTGCCCGTTCCCAATGTCGGCTTCGGCCAAGGTGGCGGGGCCTATAGCATCGATGTTAGCGCGATGACCTGCGGCAACGACCTGTGCGGCGACATCAACCCGGTGGCGCTGCCCATTGGCAGCACGCTCACCTTTATCGGCGACAACACCAACGCCACATTCCCCGGGGATGCCGTGCCGGGATCACTGCTCGACCAATTCCCCTTTGCCGATAGTTGGCACGCCTTCACCACCACACAATGCGCCAACATCACCGTGAGCTATTGCGCCACGGACAGCGGCTGGAGCAATGTGTGGAAGCTGCTCACAGAAGTATGCCCCGCCGATGCGGTGATCAACGCGACCACTTCCGAGCAGACCACTTGCGCCAACGGCAATTGGACCTTCAGTTTCGCCGAGCTGCCCGCAGGCACCTACTACCTGCCCGTGCCCAACGTCGGCTTCGGCCAGGGAGGCGGTGCCTATAGCATCGATGTGAGCGCGGTCTCCTGCGGAATTGACCACTGTGCCGACATCTCCCCACAAACGCTTACGTTGGGAGGCATGCTCACCTTTACCGGTGATAACACGAACGCCACTTTCCCCGGGGATGCGGTGCCTGGATCACTGCTTGATCAATTCCCCTTCCCTGACACTTGGCATGCCTTCACCACCACGCAATGCGCCAATATCACCGTGAGTTATTGTGCCACGGACAGCGGCTGGAGCAACGTGTGGAAGCTGCTCACAGAAGTATGCCCCGCCGATGCGGTGATCAACGCGACCACTTCCGGGCAGACCACTTGCGCCAACGGCAATTGGACCTTCAGTTTCGCCGAGCTGCCCGCAGGCACCTACTACCTGCCCGTGCCCAATGTCGGCTTCGGCCAGGGCGGTGGCCCATACAGCATCACCGTGAACGCGACGGCCTGCAGCAATGACCTGTGCGGCAACGTCACTCCGGAGGCGCTCACCGTGGGCGGCTCACTCACCTTCACCGGCGACAATACCAACGCCACCTTCCCCGGGGATGCCGTGCCGGGATCCTTCCTTGACCAATTTCCCTTCCCTGACACTTGGCACGCTTTCACCACCAGCGAATGCTCCGACGTTACGGTGAGCTATTGCGCTACCGACAGCGGTTGGAGCAACGTATGGCGGTTGCTGACAATGGATTGTCCTGCGGATGCGACCATCAATGCCTATACGACCGATACGACGAGTTGCGGAAACGGGAACTGGACCTTCAGCTTCCACCAGTTACAGCCAGGCACCTACTATCTGCCCGTGCCCAATGTCGGCTTCGGCCAAGGAGGCGGCCCGTACAGCATTGATGTGAACTCTTCAGCCTGTATTCCGGACCATGTGAATGTCGTGAACGGCAATAGGGATTGGACCGTCTACCCGAATCCCACCAATGGCGAGGTGACCATCATCGCACCACGCGAATTGGGAACGGCCACATTGGAATTGATCGATATGACCGGCCGCACGATGTACAGCACGGAACTCGTGATCACTGCCAATGGCACCCATCAATTATCACTGGGCGGGTTTGCCCCGGGTACGTACGCGCTCCGCATGACCACGGCGAGCGAGCGAAGCACACAACTGTTGATCTTGAAGTGA
- a CDS encoding lactoylglutathione lyase, translating to MQVEFILYVADQAASRDFYRALLAKEPALDVPGMTGFDLGGCRLGLMPTAGIAKIITPVLPHPDTAHAVPRCELYLPVIGLDKAMERGLAAGAVLVSPPADRDWGHRVGYLADRDGHVVALAEAGSE from the coding sequence ATGCAGGTCGAATTCATCCTCTATGTGGCGGACCAGGCCGCCAGCAGGGACTTCTATCGTGCCTTGTTGGCGAAGGAGCCCGCCTTGGACGTGCCCGGCATGACCGGCTTCGACCTTGGCGGATGCCGGTTGGGCCTGATGCCGACTGCGGGCATCGCGAAGATCATCACCCCTGTCCTGCCCCATCCGGATACCGCTCACGCCGTACCCCGTTGTGAATTGTACCTGCCGGTAATCGGCTTGGATAAGGCGATGGAGCGCGGGCTGGCGGCTGGCGCCGTGCTGGTCTCACCTCCGGCAGATCGGGATTGGGGCCACCGCGTGGGCTACCTCGCCGACCGCGATGGCCATGTGGTGGCGCTGGCGGAGGCCGGGAGTGAGTGA
- the recQ gene encoding DNA helicase RecQ, with translation MEYVTPETAGTLVPEPNTGPLDLLERHFGYKSFRPGQQEVIEHVLAGNDAVVLMPTGGGKSLCYQVPAMAMDGLTVVVSPLIALMKDQVQALQANGIPAAFLNSTLAYSEEQAVEVRLRNGDLRLLYVSPERLLSQHFLERVAVWKPGLFAIDEAHCISSWGHAFRPEYKRLDILKKVFPDVPLIALTATADKAVRGDIAQHLGMRNERLFTSSFDRPNLSLAVLPGQNRWAMLQRIMARHRGECGIIYCNSRKGTEKLAAQLHGIGVKADFYHAKMNAADRDSVQDDFISGKLHVVCATIAFGMGIDKGDVRFVIHWNMPGTLEGYYQEIGRAGRDGAPAETILFYSYADVQTHMHFMEEVEDEQYKAIMGAKLDRMKEYAEAQVCRRTVLLSYFSEEVVKPCGNCDVCKDPPKYFDGTLLAQKALSAMFRCHQTVGMSVLIDVLKGTHSSEVQAQGLSQVKTFGAGGDVSAFAWVMFIQQFLQQGLFEIDYKDHYHLKITPLGHRVLKGEHNVRLVTPDTVKERQERSRKAKLPPATEVAPASADLLVRLKALRLTVSKEIGKPAFVVFSDATLIDMAIKKPRNVYEFRLVNGVGDHKTKMYAERFLAVIGEVAR, from the coding sequence ATGGAATACGTCACGCCTGAGACTGCCGGAACCCTTGTTCCCGAGCCTAACACCGGCCCCCTTGACCTGCTTGAAAGGCACTTCGGCTATAAAAGCTTCCGCCCGGGGCAGCAAGAGGTCATTGAGCATGTGCTGGCCGGCAATGATGCCGTGGTGCTGATGCCCACCGGTGGTGGCAAAAGCCTCTGTTACCAAGTGCCCGCAATGGCAATGGACGGTCTCACAGTGGTGGTCTCTCCGCTGATCGCCCTGATGAAGGACCAAGTGCAGGCATTGCAGGCCAACGGCATCCCTGCCGCATTCCTCAACAGCACGCTGGCTTATTCCGAAGAGCAGGCCGTAGAGGTCCGGTTGCGAAATGGCGACCTGAGGTTGCTTTACGTGTCACCGGAACGCCTGCTTTCACAGCACTTTCTGGAACGCGTGGCGGTGTGGAAGCCGGGCCTCTTCGCCATTGACGAGGCGCATTGCATCAGTAGCTGGGGCCATGCCTTCCGCCCGGAGTACAAGCGGTTGGACATCCTAAAGAAGGTCTTTCCGGACGTGCCGCTCATCGCCCTCACCGCCACCGCCGACAAGGCCGTGCGCGGCGACATCGCCCAGCACCTCGGTATGCGCAACGAGCGCCTTTTCACCTCCAGCTTCGACCGGCCCAACCTCTCTTTAGCCGTGCTGCCGGGGCAGAACCGCTGGGCAATGCTCCAGCGCATCATGGCGCGCCACAGGGGCGAATGCGGCATTATCTACTGCAACAGCCGCAAAGGCACCGAGAAGCTCGCTGCACAACTCCATGGCATCGGCGTGAAGGCCGATTTTTACCACGCCAAGATGAACGCTGCCGACCGTGACAGCGTGCAGGACGACTTCATCTCCGGAAAACTCCACGTGGTCTGCGCCACCATTGCCTTCGGCATGGGAATCGACAAGGGCGATGTGCGCTTCGTGATCCACTGGAACATGCCCGGTACACTGGAAGGCTACTACCAGGAGATCGGTCGCGCGGGCCGCGACGGTGCGCCGGCCGAGACCATTCTCTTTTACAGCTACGCCGATGTGCAGACCCACATGCACTTCATGGAAGAGGTGGAGGACGAGCAGTACAAGGCGATCATGGGCGCCAAGCTGGACCGCATGAAGGAATATGCCGAGGCGCAGGTCTGCCGCCGGACCGTGCTGCTCAGCTACTTCAGTGAGGAGGTGGTAAAGCCCTGCGGCAACTGCGATGTCTGCAAGGACCCGCCGAAGTATTTCGACGGCACGCTGCTCGCGCAAAAAGCGCTTTCCGCCATGTTCCGCTGCCACCAGACGGTGGGCATGAGCGTGCTGATCGACGTGCTGAAGGGCACGCATAGCAGTGAGGTACAGGCGCAAGGCCTCAGCCAAGTGAAGACCTTCGGCGCCGGAGGGGACGTCAGCGCCTTCGCCTGGGTGATGTTCATCCAGCAATTCCTCCAGCAAGGCTTGTTCGAGATCGACTACAAGGACCACTACCATCTGAAGATCACGCCGCTCGGGCACCGCGTGCTGAAAGGAGAGCACAACGTGCGCTTGGTGACACCGGACACCGTGAAGGAGCGTCAAGAGCGGAGCCGCAAGGCCAAGTTGCCGCCAGCCACGGAAGTAGCCCCCGCCAGTGCCGACCTGCTCGTCCGATTGAAGGCGCTTCGCCTCACCGTCTCAAAGGAGATCGGCAAACCCGCCTTCGTCGTCTTCAGCGATGCCACCTTGATCGACATGGCCATCAAGAAGCCGCGCAACGTCTACGAGTTCCGCTTGGTGAACGGTGTGGGGGACCACAAGACGAAGATGTACGCGGAGCGGTTCTTAGCGGTGATCGGAGAGGTGGCAAGGTGA
- a CDS encoding universal stress protein, giving the protein MNDILCPTDLSETSLHGLRYADHLASRFASSISLLHVMGKKELTEEGRSNAKDRMEQQRSQITKSPTVVHFREGDFISEIADESRKGHSLMVCTTHGLRGLRQSLFGADILKLVRHVEVPTLVVQAKSPEQNSFAVIVMPVAAHPDIEHLLTGVALLAKTFGSTVHVYQLVRPGESPSDELLANKARMVEWLGKEGIAVKTVEEPSTSFSVGFSWPTIDYAKRVGAGCIAIMSVASDEYRYIADAEKERLLTNEPGIPVLCAK; this is encoded by the coding sequence ATGAACGACATCCTCTGCCCCACCGACTTGAGCGAAACCTCCTTGCATGGCTTGCGCTACGCGGACCATTTGGCCTCACGATTTGCAAGCTCGATCTCGCTCCTGCATGTGATGGGCAAGAAGGAGCTCACAGAGGAAGGCCGCAGCAATGCGAAGGACCGCATGGAGCAGCAGCGATCACAGATAACGAAGTCACCCACAGTGGTACACTTCCGGGAAGGCGACTTCATTTCGGAGATCGCTGACGAGAGCCGGAAGGGGCACAGCCTCATGGTGTGCACCACCCACGGGTTGCGGGGCCTGCGGCAATCACTTTTTGGTGCGGACATCCTGAAGCTTGTCCGCCATGTGGAAGTCCCGACCTTGGTGGTGCAGGCCAAAAGCCCGGAGCAGAATTCCTTCGCAGTGATCGTAATGCCCGTGGCGGCACATCCGGACATTGAACACCTTCTCACCGGTGTCGCGCTTCTTGCCAAGACTTTTGGCAGCACCGTTCACGTCTACCAGTTGGTCAGGCCGGGGGAATCTCCCAGTGACGAGCTGCTGGCGAACAAGGCCCGCATGGTGGAATGGTTGGGCAAGGAAGGCATCGCCGTCAAGACCGTGGAAGAACCGAGCACCTCATTCTCCGTCGGCTTCTCCTGGCCCACCATCGACTATGCGAAGCGCGTGGGGGCCGGATGCATCGCCATCATGTCGGTCGCCTCGGATGAATACCGTTACATCGCTGACGCAGAGAAGGAACGCCTTCTCACCAACGAGCCGGGGATACCGGTGTTGTGCGCGAAGTAG
- a CDS encoding SAM-dependent methyltransferase, which produces MEPTADFWKERYATGDTRWDLGMVSTPLKAYFDQLTNKDLRILIPGGGRSYEAEYLHRSGFRNVFVLDLADAPLADLVRRCPDFPREHLIVGDFFHHQGQYDRIIEQTFFCALHPRFRTSYVDRMHELLVPGGMLTGVLFDDPMDTDHPPYGGDAGEYRQVFGHKFEELTLAPCHNSVEPRAGREVWLRAVKRT; this is translated from the coding sequence ATGGAACCCACTGCCGATTTCTGGAAAGAACGCTATGCCACCGGAGATACCCGTTGGGACCTGGGTATGGTAAGCACGCCGCTGAAGGCATACTTCGACCAGCTCACCAACAAGGACCTGCGGATCTTGATCCCCGGTGGAGGACGGTCCTACGAGGCGGAATACCTGCACCGGTCGGGCTTCCGGAACGTGTTCGTCCTGGACCTCGCCGACGCTCCTCTGGCGGACCTGGTGCGGCGCTGCCCGGACTTCCCGCGTGAGCACTTGATCGTCGGTGATTTTTTCCACCACCAAGGGCAGTACGACCGTATCATCGAGCAGACCTTCTTTTGTGCGCTGCACCCGAGGTTCCGGACGAGTTATGTGGACCGGATGCACGAACTGCTCGTTCCCGGCGGCATGCTCACGGGCGTGCTCTTCGATGACCCCATGGACACGGACCATCCACCTTATGGCGGCGATGCCGGGGAATACCGGCAGGTCTTCGGCCACAAATTCGAGGAATTGACGCTAGCCCCTTGCCACAACTCCGTAGAGCCACGTGCCGGACGGGAGGTATGGCTGCGAGCGGTGAAGCGGACGTAG
- a CDS encoding RDD family protein, translating to METVHIETTQNVALHYEVATIVDRGLAVVIDWLLLAGYTIALMMLGNKLHLDTPQWAQIILFGVPWTFYHLVSELLMDGQSFGKRARNIKVARLDGGQPGLGHYLLRWMLRMVDALFFLGAVVILFNGKGQRLGDIAAGTTVISLKQRFSLEDTLLTDVPEGHEVEFREAARLTDAQARLIKEVLGNSSAAKPVAVLKLAIRFQEELTLDRPADPEKFLRTLLADYLYLTGR from the coding sequence ATGGAGACCGTCCACATCGAAACCACGCAGAACGTGGCCCTGCACTACGAGGTGGCCACCATCGTGGACCGGGGATTAGCGGTGGTGATCGATTGGTTGCTGCTCGCCGGATACACGATAGCCTTGATGATGCTGGGCAACAAGCTCCACCTCGATACTCCGCAATGGGCCCAGATCATCCTTTTTGGTGTTCCGTGGACCTTCTACCACCTGGTGAGCGAGTTGCTGATGGACGGGCAGAGCTTCGGCAAGCGCGCACGCAACATCAAGGTGGCCCGACTGGACGGGGGACAGCCGGGCCTCGGCCACTACCTGCTGCGCTGGATGCTCCGCATGGTGGACGCGCTCTTCTTCCTCGGCGCGGTGGTGATCCTGTTCAACGGCAAGGGCCAGCGGCTGGGAGACATCGCAGCGGGCACCACGGTGATCTCCCTCAAACAACGCTTCTCTTTGGAGGACACGCTGCTGACGGATGTTCCCGAAGGGCATGAAGTGGAGTTCCGGGAAGCTGCGCGCCTCACGGACGCGCAAGCACGGCTCATCAAGGAAGTGCTCGGCAATAGCAGCGCAGCCAAACCGGTCGCCGTGTTGAAGCTCGCTATCCGGTTCCAAGAGGAATTAACCCTGGATCGCCCGGCAGATCCGGAGAAATTCCTACGCACGCTGCTCGCCGACTATCTGTACCTGACCGGGCGATAG
- a CDS encoding stage II sporulation protein M: MREAAFVKRNNGKWRRLELLVAGRSVDITPDEASALYIELNDDLSYARTFYPGAKVTGYLNTLAAGMHRHIYRNQRTGMGRLVSFWATELPLLMASTRKQLGIAAGVFLIAVIIGGISARYDADFTRLVMGDGYVDMTLENIKEGKPMAVYGSAPMMDMFFGITLNNIKVSFYAFAFGLLLSYGTWMILVQNGIMLGTFQYFMYDQGVLRESLMGIWLHGTVEISCIVIAGAAGIVMGNSILFPGTYTRLASFRRGALKGVKIVMGLVPCFILAGFIESFITRRSATMPPALNIAIIGGSLAFIIGYFILYPYHVERTQQLHRVTPTT, translated from the coding sequence ATGCGTGAAGCGGCGTTCGTAAAGCGGAACAACGGGAAGTGGCGTCGGCTGGAACTGCTGGTGGCAGGCCGCAGCGTGGACATCACCCCGGATGAGGCCAGTGCGCTGTACATCGAGCTCAATGACGACCTGAGCTACGCGCGCACCTTCTATCCGGGCGCCAAGGTTACCGGCTACCTCAACACCTTGGCCGCAGGAATGCACCGGCACATCTACCGGAACCAGCGCACAGGCATGGGGCGTTTGGTCTCCTTTTGGGCCACGGAGCTGCCGTTGCTGATGGCCTCCACGCGCAAGCAGTTGGGGATCGCCGCCGGGGTCTTTCTCATCGCCGTGATCATCGGTGGCATCAGTGCGCGGTACGACGCTGACTTCACACGGCTGGTCATGGGCGATGGCTACGTGGACATGACCTTGGAAAACATCAAAGAAGGCAAGCCCATGGCGGTCTATGGCAGCGCCCCGATGATGGACATGTTCTTCGGCATCACCCTCAACAACATCAAGGTCTCGTTCTATGCCTTCGCCTTTGGGCTGCTTTTGAGCTACGGCACCTGGATGATCCTTGTACAGAACGGCATCATGTTGGGGACCTTCCAATACTTCATGTACGATCAAGGCGTGCTGCGCGAGAGCCTGATGGGCATCTGGTTGCACGGCACCGTGGAGATCAGTTGCATCGTGATCGCCGGGGCCGCCGGGATCGTGATGGGCAACAGCATCCTCTTCCCGGGCACGTATACACGGCTGGCGAGTTTCCGGCGCGGTGCCTTGAAAGGCGTGAAGATCGTGATGGGCCTGGTGCCCTGCTTCATCCTGGCGGGCTTCATCGAGTCCTTCATCACCCGGCGCAGCGCCACCATGCCGCCCGCGCTGAACATCGCCATCATCGGTGGCAGCCTTGCTTTCATCATCGGTTACTTCATCCTTTACCCCTACCATGTCGAACGGACCCAACAACTACATCGAGTTACGCCAACAACGTGA
- a CDS encoding DUF4129 domain-containing protein, with the protein MSRTSVLLFVALFWAASCAAQNDSTPTDKDAARDPAVATMDAATDKDAAKDSTLDKKDWAAIGDDTISVRAGQFDTTAVRALQADPEYDYDRDLHVNTLWWERLKEWIGHWLQRLFGSKTGGWVFGHLHWAILAFAVVFLLFFFRKRLFHSALIPESGRPRQVTTIEENIEALDLDKLLAKAEKAQDWRTALRYQYLKVLRRLMDEGLIKWQPRYTDRDYLGQLKESAKRAAFSEASFLFKWAWYGDAPMDETRYRAMLPAFVRLHTPNGSDR; encoded by the coding sequence GTGAGCCGCACGTCCGTTCTCCTTTTCGTTGCCTTGTTCTGGGCGGCCTCTTGCGCCGCCCAGAACGATAGCACCCCGACGGATAAGGACGCCGCCAGGGATCCCGCCGTGGCGACCATGGATGCTGCGACCGACAAAGACGCGGCCAAGGACAGCACGCTGGACAAGAAGGACTGGGCGGCGATCGGTGATGATACCATTTCGGTGCGCGCTGGGCAGTTCGACACCACGGCGGTCCGCGCGCTTCAGGCCGACCCGGAATACGACTACGACCGCGACCTGCATGTCAACACGCTGTGGTGGGAACGCTTGAAGGAGTGGATCGGCCATTGGCTGCAAAGGCTCTTCGGCAGCAAGACAGGCGGCTGGGTGTTCGGCCACTTGCACTGGGCGATCTTGGCCTTCGCGGTGGTCTTCCTGCTGTTCTTCTTCCGGAAACGGCTCTTCCACAGCGCCCTCATCCCGGAGTCCGGCAGGCCACGGCAGGTCACCACCATCGAGGAGAACATCGAAGCGCTCGACCTCGACAAGCTGCTCGCCAAGGCGGAAAAGGCACAGGATTGGCGCACGGCCCTGCGCTATCAATACCTCAAGGTGCTGCGGCGGCTGATGGACGAGGGCCTGATCAAATGGCAGCCGCGATACACGGACCGGGACTACCTGGGCCAACTGAAGGAATCCGCCAAGCGTGCCGCCTTCAGTGAAGCCAGCTTCCTCTTCAAGTGGGCGTGGTACGGCGACGCCCCCATGGACGAGACGCGTTACCGCGCCATGCTGCCCGCCTTTGTGCGCCTTCACACCCCGAACGGGAGCGACCGATGA
- a CDS encoding MoxR family ATPase, which produces MEEETTNPDYSPGLPLTELRDAAGRIRNEIQRVIIGQGNVIDQLIIALLSDGHVLIEGMPGVAKTLAAKLLARTVATGFSRIQFTPDLMPSDVIGTSIFDPRTNAFAFKPGPIFSNIVLVDEINRAPAKTQSALFEVMEERQVTVDGVTHPAGVPFMIVATQNPIEHEGTYRLPEAQLDRFLFKIDMGHPSLEEEEQLLLRAQEGPHRLEVGQVQAVITTEELARLRALIDHVRCDAKLVRYVAEITHATRNDGSLMLGASPRASLAVQRASKTVAAMQGRDFVVPEDIQQVLPAILRHRILLTPEREMEGLRPDEVVAQVIAKVPVPR; this is translated from the coding sequence ATGGAAGAAGAAACCACCAATCCCGACTACTCCCCCGGCCTCCCACTCACCGAACTGCGTGACGCCGCCGGGCGCATCCGCAATGAGATACAGCGCGTCATCATCGGCCAAGGTAACGTGATCGACCAGCTCATCATCGCCCTGCTCAGCGACGGACACGTACTGATCGAGGGCATGCCCGGCGTGGCCAAGACCCTCGCCGCAAAACTGCTCGCGCGCACCGTGGCCACGGGCTTCAGCCGCATCCAGTTTACGCCGGACCTGATGCCCAGCGACGTCATCGGCACCAGCATCTTCGATCCGCGCACCAATGCCTTCGCCTTCAAGCCCGGGCCCATCTTCAGCAACATCGTGCTGGTGGACGAGATCAACCGCGCCCCGGCCAAGACGCAGAGCGCGCTCTTCGAAGTGATGGAGGAGCGGCAGGTCACCGTGGACGGCGTGACGCATCCTGCGGGCGTCCCGTTCATGATCGTGGCCACACAGAACCCCATCGAGCACGAAGGCACCTACCGCCTGCCAGAAGCCCAGTTGGACCGCTTCCTCTTCAAGATCGACATGGGGCATCCCTCGCTGGAGGAGGAGGAACAGTTGCTGCTGCGCGCGCAGGAAGGTCCCCACCGCTTGGAGGTAGGCCAGGTGCAGGCGGTGATCACCACGGAGGAACTTGCACGGCTGCGCGCACTGATCGACCATGTGCGCTGCGATGCCAAGCTCGTGCGCTACGTCGCGGAGATCACCCACGCCACGCGGAACGACGGATCCCTGATGCTGGGCGCTTCCCCGCGTGCCAGCCTCGCCGTACAGCGCGCCTCCAAGACGGTGGCGGCCATGCAAGGCCGCGATTTCGTCGTGCCGGAGGACATCCAGCAGGTGCTGCCGGCCATCTTGCGCCACCGCATCCTGCTCACGCCCGAGCGCGAGATGGAAGGTCTGCGCCCGGATGAAGTGGTCGCACAGGTCATCGCCAAAGTGCCCGTTCCCCGGTGA